The Macaca mulatta isolate MMU2019108-1 chromosome 19, T2T-MMU8v2.0, whole genome shotgun sequence sequence CAACCAAAATACAACGTGCTACCACCACAACTATTTTCAAATGTCCTCAGTAGTAGTTTCCACTGGACAGCAGGTGTGTAAGCAGGAGCCAAGAGTGAAACATGCTCTTCCTAGCAAGAGAGCAAGGACTGTGCGGTTTGGTGTATTCATCCAGAGAGAGTGTTTTAAATGGGGCTATGACAGAGAAGGTAACAAGAGGTGTCGGGCAGCCCTGGACACCCTCAGAAAATATCCCCGCttcatgaatttattttctatgttCAGTTTTGACACTaaaaggttatatatatatatatgtgtgtgtgtgtgtgtgtgtatatatatgtgtgtgtatatatatacacatatctccACCCTATAGTTTATATGACAAACATTCTCACTTGTTCAAGCTGTATTCAATGTCAAGCCCATTTTATTTCCCCTACTACAAAATCCCACCGCTGTGGTCCTTGTACCTACGGTGATGGTTCTGAATAAAGCCCTCCctactttgctttaataaaggtCACTGGGTAATCTTTCTCTCAACACCTTGCCCAGTGGCCCAGGCTCCAAGAAAGGGAAGGTCAGACCCCTGGCCTGTGCCCTGGATACTCACAGggatgtctgtgtgtatatgctGCTGCCCCATCTGGCCCAGGTGAGGCCTGTCCCCCCTTCCACGTTGggccccactgcagcctcctagTGCTCACACCCCAGGGGAATTGGGGAATCACAAGCACAGGGTAGgccctccctctctgcctggcCGCACTGCACTGCCCAGGTGGTGCTTGGGGGCCGTGCAGCACGAGGGACATCTCCACACAGCAATGTCCCCAGACCTCATCACCCTGAGTTCTGGCCCCTGCGTTGGGTGGGTTGGAAggtgaagaagaaaagacagtCCCCTGCATctgattttctgtcttctctttggACCCATCCTCCTCCCACTAATACTTCAAGAAATAATAGTGTGGtatttttgcttaattttccCTAAACTATATCTGTCCTGTTTCCACTGTGACCTCACCGCCTGAACTTCCTAGACTTCCTTGCACTGGAGCAGACAATGGCATCTGCTCAGCTCAGCTCTCCTGTGCTCTGCGAGGGGTAGAAAAGTTCACACATCCTCTCCTATGTCCAGACTGTCCACCTTCTGCTAAAGAGTTCATTTACCCACCTGTCAACCTCAGAGTCAAACGAACAAGACGTTATGGCAGAAAACACCCGGCTGATGGTtgaaaaacaaccagaaaagaaagacagagatacagaaaaagagatagagatggctgggcgcagtggctcacacctgtaatcccaggactttgggaggccgaggtgggtggatcacctgaggttgggagttcgagaccagcctgaccaacatgcagaaatcccgtctctaacaaaaatacaaaaaattagctgggtgtggtggtgcatgcctgtaatcccagctactcgggaggctgaggcagcagaattgcttgaacctgggaggcagaggttgtagtgagctgagatcgcaccattacactccagcctgggcaacaagagggaaactctgtctcaaaaaaaaaaaagagagacagagagagagagacagagacacattgtgagagagaaagaaagagagagacaaagacagagacagataaAGCAGGGAGAACGTGTCCCACGTGAAGAACAGGGAAAATCAGTCATGATATTCACGCAAGAAAGCAAAGATATAGAGTACAGCAATAGAAAGCAGATCACAGGAGGAAATTAAACCTGAgcacaaatagaaaattaaagcTTAGTACAAATTAAAATTGGGTAGGCCAGCCAGGCACCCACCCTCTTTGAATCAGGACAGAAACCTCCCAGCAGACTGAGCTGCAGTCCGTCCTGGGGTTCATAATATGGAATCAGGAGCCTCACCCGGGTCTGAAGCCCCTGCCTCTGAGACTTGGCCGACCTTGGACCAGTTACTTCATGTCTCGgtccatagtttttttttttttttttaaatgaggaaaataatagagCACGCTGTGAAGGGTTTGTAGGATAATTTAATGCGTCCATGTTTGCTTACAACTAAATTAGCAACTGCCCCATAGAAAAAGCTGGCTGAGTTTTTGCTGAATTCTTAAAaatctttctctctatatatatataaaaaataatattttaaaaatattctctttgtaGTGGGCATGCAGGCTTCTTTTCTaggatttttcatttgtttggtttgctttttcGGGATTTTTTTCGTATTCTTTTTTTCACTGACAGATAATAATGGCATATACGTACGGGGTACAATGTTGCATTACTCTGTTTTCACACGGCTACAAAGAACCTCcggggactgggtaatttataaaggaaagaggtttaattgactcacagttcagcatgactcgggaggcctcaggaaacttacaatcatggcggaaggcaaaggagaaacaggCACCTTCCTCACAAGCAGGCAGGAAGGAGAACGAATACAGGAGGAATTACCAAAcacgtataaaaccatcagctgtcatgaaaactcactcactgtcaaaagaacagcatggggaaaactgccctgatgattcaattacctccacctggtgtctcccttgacacgtggggattgtAGGgcttacaattcaagatgaggtgtgggtgggaacacagagccaaactgtctTAAGTGTTGTGATGATTGGTTTTCACGTGCAGTTCTTCTCAGGTGGGGTCTGAAGGGGTGGCCttcccctccacacctgtgggcgtttctcgttaggtggaacgagagacttgagaagagaaatgagacacagagacaaagtatagagaaagaaaaagtgggcccaggggaccggcgctcagcatacagaggacccacgccggcaccggtctctgagttcccttagtatttattgataattatctttgcCATCTTagaaaaaagggaagtggcaggataatgggatcatcgtagggagaaggtcagcagtaagacatatgaatacaGATCTCTGTGActtaagtttaaggaaaagtgctgtgccttgatatgcatatgtaaacatctccataaaccttgttagtgcataaagagcagcattgcgctagcaagtcccaccttcagccctaaggcggttttctcctttctcagtaaacggaacatacaatcgggttttataccgagatgttccattgcccaggggcgggcaggagacagatgcttttctctatctcaaccgCCAACAaccgccaagaggccttctttcctcttacactagtcctcctcagcacagacccttcacgggtgtcaggctgggggacgatcaggtctttcccttcccaccagGCCATATTTCCGACTagcacatggggagaaaccttggacaatacctagctttcctaggcagaggtccctgtgacctttggcagtgtacgtgtccctgggtagttgaaattaagagaatggtgatgacttttaaccagcaagctgccttcaggcacttgtttaacaaagcacaccctgcacagcccaaaatcctttaaaccttgagtcaccacagcacacgtctcttgcaaggacaaggttggaggtagggtcacagattaacagcatctcaaatacagaacaaaatggaatcTCTTATGtgtacttctttctatatagacacagtaacagtctgatctctcttttccccaaaGGGTCTCACGCAGAGCTGTGCCCATTGGAGTCTCCACTTCAGGCTTGTGactgttttggggtttttgttttgttttgttttcttttgttttgagacagagtctcactctgtcgcccaggctggagtgcagtggcgtgatttcggctcactgcaagctctccctcccgggttcacgctcttctcctgcctcagcctcccaagtaactgggactacaggcgcccgccaccactcccggctaatgttttgtatttttagtagagacggggtttcaccatgttagccaggatggtctcgatctcctgacctcgtgatccgccctcctcagcctcccagagtgctgggattacaggcgtgagccaccgcgcctggcctgcttttgttttttaaagacaaatacaGATGAACCCAAATGAGATTCTGTCACCTCCTAGTGCTGCATAGGGTAATTTTCTGTTTCAATCTGCATTTGGGAGAGTACCGTCTGACCCTACAGGTAGGGTGGATACTCAGATATGCCTCAACCAACAGCAGGCTCAGTGATTCCTTGGATTCCCTGaggcgtgtgagtgtgtgtgcatgtctgtgtgtgtgtacgcatgtGTGTGAGAGCATGCATTCCTGTGCATGTACGCGCAGATGTGGACCTGTAGGGTCAGCTCTCTGCCTTCACCCAGCCACACCTCCCTCATTCATTCCTGATACACGTGATTTGTCAGAAAACAGTGACACCAACGGGAAGTCCTAAGATGAGCAAATTCAGAATATCTAATGTATAATATCCGTGGTAGTGGGTGCGCTGATGAAACTGATTGTGGCTATCATTGCACAATGTATGcgtataacaaattatcacatttTACGCCTTGAATATGTACAATCCTgatcaattaaattttttttttttttttttttttttttttgagacggagtcttgctctgtcccccaggctggagtgcagtggccggatctcagctcactgcaagctccgcctcccgggttcacgccattctcctgcctcagcctcccgagtagctgggactacaggcacccgccacttcgcccggctagttttttgtattttttagtagagacggggtttcaccgtgttagccaggatggtctcaatctcctgacctcatgatccgcccgtcttggcctcccaaagtgctgggattacaggcttgagccaccgcgcccggcctgatcaattaaattttaaaaagaaaacgcTGACACCTCCTTTGTAGGTCCTGTTTCCCACACTCAGCTTTGAACAACTGTGAAGGCAGAGCCTGGGTCCGAGAGACCTATGCACCCAGGACCAGGCCTGAGGTTGCCAGATGTGaggtattcaaaattatttattgatgcACAGAGTAAAGCATGATCCAGAGAACGGGGCTTGGCTCTCAGCTGTGTGTGTATAGTGCAGTCTCAAGGATAACTCTTGACTTCTAGGAAGGTCTTTAAGGGTCAACAAGGCAGATAATTACAGCAAAGTCTCTGGGGTCATTGGAGGTTCACAGCAGACACCTAGGACAAGCTTGGAGGCGGCATCACTGCTCAGGAAATCAGCTGATTGGCTGTAGCAGGGTCTCTGGAAATAGCCTGATGGCTGTAGCTGGGCCTCTAGAACAGGCAGGTGACTTCAGCTGGGTCTCTGGAAACAGTCAGGTAAATAAAGCTGGGTCTCTAGAAACAGCCAGGGAACTGTAGCTGGGTCTCTGGAATCAACTGAGAAACTGTCCAAGGAGATGCTCAATTGTAGAAGGGACTACCTGGCTAACGAACCTTCTGGATGCTGGTTAGAAATCTCCAGTCTCCAGCTCTTGTCTCCAGGTCAGCTGCCTGTCTGGCTTTCTAGACGAAGATGAGTCCAAGGGGAAGCCTTCCAAATGGCCACTTCAGCCTTTTCCTAGAGTGACTTTATATCCTCAGGTGTAGAGGTCAGGTGGGCCGGGGGTCAGTGTCTGGCAACAGCTGCATACGTGCTGGACTCAGCCATGGGCTCTGTGGACTGTGGGGACACAGCCTGGGCTGTCCTCCGTGTGAGGGCCCAGTGGTCCAGCTGCGCATACATCACCTCCTGGGAACTCCCTGCAGCCGGGGCCTGGGAGAGAGAGACCCAGGGTGAGGGAGTGCCTGGTGGAGGGCGAGGTGAGGGGCTGTGGGACTGGAGGGCTGTGGCGGCCATCTCTATGGGCCCCGAGGACCCTCTTCTGAAATTGCATCCGTGTGAAGAGCCCTCCCACAGGGTATTAGGGTTGGTCTACGTGACAATGAACAAGGCAGAAGGGAAGACTCCTGACTTCCAAGCTGAGGCAAAGACATCGCGCTTCCGCCCCTCCCCAACACCCATCCTTGGATCCCTCCCTCTGGGGGAATCCGCGGTGTGGAGAGGCCCCTGTGAGAGGAACAGAGGTTTCCTGCCCACAGCCGTGGGAGTGAGCGTCTTGGACGTGGATCCTCCAGCCCACGGGAGCCTTCAGATGCACACAGCCCTCAGCGACCTCTCGACAGCAACCTCAGGACAGGCCATGAGCCAGAACCGCCCAGCTGAGCCACTCCTGAATTCCCAGTCCAAGGAACTGAGATTTTTTTAAGCTGCTGAATGTGGGGAACTTGAATAACTAGGAGAAAGGCTCACCGAGGTGTCCGTCTCTCTGTCCTTCTCAGGAAGTCCATTGATTGTGGCCTTCTCAGGAAGTCCATTGATTGTGGCCTTGTCTGGGGGAGAAAATACATGGCCAGTTTTCTGGGAAGGATGTCACAAGGCAAATCTGCCTGAGACCCCCCAGCTTCAGTTGGCATCCTGCACCCAATCTATAATATGACCTTCTAGAATGTTCCCAAAGattcttccccccgccccccacattGCATCTGGATTGGCAAGAAGTTCCCACTTCCCCATCCCAGgcctgtccctcctcctcccccttcaccttctgtcctCTCTAGAACATCAACAGCCAGGTCGGGCctgagaggaaaaataaaagtgaaccTCAGGGGCAGCCCGGGGGCAGAGGACTGGGTGGAGGTCCAGGAGTCATTcccaggggcctcacctctgctgTAGCTTCTGCTCCTCGTCCTTGCTTCTGGGGGCCCCTGAGGACAGTCGGGGTATGAATTAAGGAGACCTTCTTCCTAGCCTCTCCTGACAGCTTCCCCGGGTCACTCCACCCTGCCCCTGAGACCTACCCTGCTTCATCTGATTCTGGCGATGGAGGAAAAAGAGGACCAGAAGGAGGAGACAAAAGAGGAAGACCACTGAGACCCCGATGAGAATATAAAGATGCTCAGCACTCAGGCCTTGGGAAGCAGGTGCATCTAAGAAAGACAGAAACAGGTTTTCAGCAGTgtgcatttattgagtgcctactgtataCCACACATGTCACGTGCGTGTCATAGACTTACTAATATATAAAATCTCTCAGGTAAATAATAGTCCTGCAGCACAGGGATCGTTATCCCCTTCTTCCACCACTGGGGTCCTGAGTGCTGAGGCCCTCTGCACAGGGACACAGCCGAGGCCATTGGCAGAGTGGGAATCTGACCAACCCCAAAGcccaacctctttctccttccccaggaggcaCACGCCAGGCTCACGCTCCATAGTCCCCATCACTCACGCTCATTGTGACTGTTGTCTGATGGCCTCTGCGTGGGTCCTGGGAGGGAGGAATTAGAAGGAAGTGGAGTTAGTCCTGAGCTGGACAGAGAAGGCTCTGAGTCCTCCCATGTCCACTGTGGGGATCTCTCTTCACTCCCCACGACCCTGACCACTCCTTCTAGACCAACACCGTCCAGCAGAGtcttctgtgatgatggaaactTTCTACATCTACTGTCCAGTATGAGAGTCACACGTAGCTACTGATATTTAAATTTATCCAAAGCTGAATGGTGTGAGAAGCCTGCTGCACTGTCTGCATCTCGAGGGCTCAGTGACCCCATGTGCCTGATGCCATCCCTACTGGATGGTGCAGATACAGCGCGTTTCCTGGGCATGAAGCTATGGTAGACATCGCTGCTCTCTGCCCTCTGTGGATCTAGGCAGAGACCAACCAccaagaagaggaagggagaccTTCCCTCCCTGACCTCCTTCTGGGTTCCCACCAGAGTGCAAGAATCTCCTCTGTCTGATTTTATCTGCCCTCGCGGCAACCCCCTGATGGGGATGTAACCCGCCCTCCTGTGGGAAAAATCCAAGCCCCGATGTGCTCATGTTTCCTGAAGCCCTGCAGCTAGCGGGCGAGTGTGCGCGGCGCCGCCCAGGCTCCCTGCGCAGCGCATTCCGGGTCGGCCCGTCATCTCCTCGAACATTCACCCTCCTCTGCACAGTGCACGCCACTACCCAATTCACAGGTAACCAAATGGGGTCCTGCAGGGCTGCCCAAAACCCAGGGTCCGAGCCAAGCGTCTCTCTTCCAGGAACAGCGTCCCTCCCCTTCCCCGCTGCCTAGGTAGCATCTTCAATATCCTTCAAGAAAGGCAGACGTTCTCTCTTGGAGTGTGCTTTCTCTCATGCCTCGTCCACGTTCCAAGGTCCAGGACACCACCCGTTATTCTACACCATGACTTCCTGGGCTTGCTCTTCATAACATTTGCCACCATTTAAAATTGCATATGTATTATACATGTGCAAtagtatacattttatattatttatagcCATATGTATCATGTATTAtgtaaatgtataatatataacaaatatatttttaaattatgtaatctTGACATAGACATAATTTAATGTATATAGTGTTAATTGTGTATGATTTATAATAACTTATGTTACATATATTCACTATAATTcactataatatataatgtacaaTTTATATTAAATCTAAACctgtaattaaatataaaatatttttctattataattatatataatgtatacataataGATAGTATGTTTACATTAAtacctatatttatttattaattataacagTTGAAATTTATACTATATAGTAAATTATctttcatataatatataatatacattatagtCATATGTAGTGATGCACTAACATATTcttattatataattatcttccttatatacataatatgtgacggaaaaatatttattataatttaaattatagatCTGAAATTCTCcattgcaaatcatatatttttatctgtatatGCATGTATGAGAATCTGTGCATTTCTATCACTCATTCTAATTGTTTCTCCCCATTGAAGTTCACAAGGTGGGAGGCCATTTCTCCTCATTCACGGTGCATCACACCCAGAGCCTTCAGTGCCTGTCACAGTCCCTGTGAGGACAAAATACTTCCTCAGTATTAATAGCAGCACCCCTCATTTGGGGTTTTCTAATCAGCACTGATGTCAGCGCCGTGTGTACTTGAACTCAAGTCTCCCCTAAACGATTCTACCGGGGCAGCTATTTTACTGCCTATGTTTCACATGAGGAATTTGGGACACAGGAGGTTTGGGTGAGTCACCCTCAGGCATGGAGCCGGGGGGTGGCAGAACCACCGGGATTTGAACCATGAACCCAGCCATCTGGCTGCAGGAGGGTCTGTCCTCGTAACCTTTATATGTCACTGCATGAAagatgagagaggagagagggaaggagaaggagagagagagagaaagagagggtaGATATTCCCGCAGACAGAAGGCTAATAAAAACCAGACACTGGACTTGAACCAGGTCAGCTGGACTCAGGAGCACGTCCCATCCCTCTGTGCCCCGGCAGCCCAGGAGCCTCTGAGGGGGTCCAGATGGAGCACAGCAtggctcctcccacctccccatgtgGCTTCAGCCCCTGGTCCCACCTGCCTGAGCTCACAGCCTGAGCCTCACAGGCCGTCACTGGGTGACCAAGGACGACCACTCTGGTGATGGAAACCCAGGTGAAGAAGGGCTCGCAGATGTCTTACGACCCCGTGTCCTCCCCTGGGAGGTTCTAGTTACAGATCACAGGGGGAGATGGACAACTTGAGACCCAGGGACTTGGGGCAGCTTCTCTCCCATCACAGAGTCCAGGGGCAGAGCCAGATGGAAGGGAAGCCTCATGGCTTCATCCTGGTCACCGTTCACAGGCTATGTCCCCTCCCTGTGGCACCCTCCTCCTCTTACAGGACCTTACTCCACTGTTCAGGCCTCCCCCGGAGATCACAGAGCCAATAGGAGCATCACCGTCCCTCTCTGGGTGTCCCAGGTTGGAAGGTGAGTTCTAAGTCCCTCCATCAGGTGCAGAGAGGGGTGAATAGTGAGGCCATGCCCACAAGGGGGCAGCATGGAGCTTGGGAGAACCCGAAAGTCTGGGGTGGGGCTGCCCGGGTGGGTGGCCCctgccccgcccctgcccctTCATAGCTTTGTGACTTTAAGCAAGAAACTTTAGTTTATGTTTTGCATATTAGAGAGGAGGAGGAGTTAGAGAATCAGACTAGTACCTCCCCCGGAGAGTGGCGCTTGCACTAAGTGTTTTCCACAGTTCCTGGCATGGAACGAGGTTACAATCACGGTACCATTGTTGCTATGGTCTCTAGGAGCATTAGCCACCTCCCAGAGCTGGGCGGGTGTCAGTCCCTTCCCGTGGCCTCCCTAAACCTTGACTCCAAGCCCAGGGCCGAGGGCCGGACTCGGAGCTGCATCCCCAGCACAGATCCCTCTGCAATCCCTTCCGGCTGAGGACCCTGCTACTGACCAGCTGAGGAGTCGGGCTCTGTGACGGGGGAGTCCGTGTCCCCAGAGGTTTCTGTAAACAGGGGCAAGAGAAGGATGTAGAACCCGTCCCAACCAACCTGCCCTCCTCCACCCTGAGCCCCCATCCAAAGGCCGCATGGCCATCAGGCAATCCCAGACAATGTCCCGAGACTCCTGAGAAAACAGGGCAGGGGACAGGAGGCTGGGGAGAGCCTTGCTGCTTGCCCCATTCTCCCTGGGGCTGGTCACTCCCTCTGCTCCTCCCACCACAAGCTCTGCTTGACCTCAGGGGACCTTTGAGGTCCTGGGGGGACATGAAGGTGGGTTGGAGCCTCTCCAGTGGACTTTGACTCCAGGACATCTCAGGTTGAGCACACACAGGGGTGCGTGTGGTCACATACCAAAGGTTTTCCCAAAGCACTGTCCAGCCCTGACCAGGGGCCATCCCTGGGCCCTGTGCTCTGCCCAATGGGAGATGAACCACACCAGGAGAAGCACATTGCCTGGGGCAGGTTCTGGCTCAGTGGAAAGGAATAACAAGTGAGACCATCCACCCTGTGTGAAAAGACACTCATCCCCTTGTAGGGGGGTCGCCCCCTAATCTCTGGGAACCCACTCCCCACCCAGCCAAGCAGAGCCAGCTCTGAGCCCACCGGATGCTGGGGCTGAGTGTCCAGGCCATCCGTGGTGTCCGGAGGAGACCAGGGCTCCAGGGACCTAAGCAGGTGCGAGGGCAGAGGGGAGGTGTGtgcagagggagagggggagaggagggCTTGGGGGTCAGGAGGAGGGCAAGGGTGGCCACAGAGAGAGGGCAGCAGCTGGGACAGGGTCCAGGGACCTGGGGATAAGCTCGAGGGCCGAGCTGAGACTGGGGCAGCGTCCAGGTGACGTCCTCACCTTTCACCACCAGGTCCAGGTAGTCACTGCGCTGAGACCATTCAGCGGACTTCCTATAGAGGCAGCGATAACGTCTGGTATTTCCTTCACTTACTGAGTCAATGCGGAATCTGGCCTCGGACTCAGATGGACTAGCTTGAGACACATCCTTAGTATCATTGAACTTGTATCTACCCTCCCTCTCCAGGCGGAATTGGTCAACCCCAACAGGGCCCCGGCACACGATAGTCACAGGCCTCCCCAGGGGGATCACGGTGCCTGGCTCAGCCGAGATGGAGGGTCTGGGCAGGGGCCCTAGGAGGGAAGCAGAGAAGGACCTCAGCGTCCACCATAGGAAGTCACCATGCCACACGTGTCATTTTAGCGTCACACTTCAGGGATTTTAGCAATTTTGTAGAGTTGTGCAGCCACGACCACAGCCCAACCTTAGAACATCGCCAGGCCTCCTGCACCTTCTACGTGCGCGGGAATCCTCATCGGTGCAGAGTTATTTTCCCAGTTAACAATAAGGACCCCGAGACTTGCTCACAACTTGGGCCTTGCTCAGGGTCACGTGGGAAGTGTCGGAGCAGCCTGGGGCCCCTCATGTCTGCCGAGAGCCCAGGGCCACTTTCCAGAGGGACAGAGGGCGGGAGGGGGCACAGGACGGGGATGACAGGGTCATTCGTGAAGGACAAGGGACAGGGGAGCGAGGACTCTGGAGATGGCTCGTGCTGGGGCCTGAAGGGCACTGGCCGGTCCCCGGGGGGGACTGAGTGTGGGACGGGGGTTGCCAGGCTCCTGTGAGGGTCCGATGGGGTGAGGGTGAAGCCCCCAGCCCTGACCCAGCCCTGATCTGCTCACAGCAGATGCCCAGCCCGTGACAGGTCCCCATTGCTAATGCAGGTCTCTGTGGAGACACCACCTCTGGGTTTTCCTCTATAGTTTCTACTTTCTCCTCAGCCgaatttgcatttccttgttaTTAAAGCTCTTGAAAAACCCTGTTTATCTCAACTGGGCttggggtggaggaggaagggcgGGTTTGATGCCCTGAAACAGGAAGGTTGTGTCAAAATTAGCAAAATCCCTGAGCAGGGCAGAGAGCTGGCAGGGCTTCAATTCGTTCATCCCGTCTTCATTCATTCTCTGTTATTGCCAGATTAAAACTGCATATATTgcaggtgtacaacatgatgtgtTGGTACAGA is a genomic window containing:
- the LOC695533 gene encoding leukocyte-associated immunoglobulin-like receptor 1 isoform X10; amino-acid sequence: MSPHPTALLGLVLCLAQTIHAQEGPLPRPSISAEPGTVIPLGRPVTIVCRGPVGVDQFRLEREGRYKFNDTKDVSQASPSESEARFRIDSVSEGNTRRYRCLYRKSAEWSQRSDYLDLVVKGTVTGTEGSGCDAP